The Deltaproteobacteria bacterium genomic interval ATCCTTTTTGATCGTATTAATGCCGTCGATGAGGAGATAGTCGGGAGTAATGGAAAGACTGTCTACGGCCCTTTTCATGGCCTTAAGTGTTGCCTGAAGGATGTTAATCTCATCAATTTCATCAGCCTCAGCTTTGCCGACGCCGACAGCCAGCGCTTTTCCCATGATTTCAGTAAAGAGTTTATCTCTTTTTGCTTCGGCAAGTTTTTTCGAGTCGTCGACGCCGGGGAGATCTACCCCCCGGGGGAGAATAACGGCTGCAGCAACGACGGGCCCGGCAAGAGGGCCACGGCCTGCCTCATCGATACCGGCAATGGAATAGCAGCTTTTAGCGTAAAGCCTTCGTTCATAAAAAAAGAGGTCACTTTCATCGTTATCTGAAAAGAGTGACCTCTGTTTTTGTATATCAACCATAGCCCGATAGGAGGGTTTTAGAAAGTTCTTTTTTCCTTAATCCTTGCTGCCTTACCGGTACGTTCCCTGAGATAGTAGAGACGAGATCGTCTTACGTGACCCTTGGTGACGAC includes:
- a CDS encoding ribonuclease HII, producing the protein MVDIQKQRSLFSDNDESDLFFYERRLYAKSCYSIAGIDEAGRGPLAGPVVAAAVILPRGVDLPGVDDSKKLAEAKRDKLFTEIMGKALAVGVGKAEADEIDEINILQATLKAMKRAVDSLSITPDYLLIDGINTIKKDIPQEAIKKGDSRSISIAAASIIAKVTRDRLMVELDKQFPAYGFASHKGYGSKTHREAIASCGPVSAHRKSFAGVKEHVK